A stretch of the Lolium perenne isolate Kyuss_39 chromosome 3, Kyuss_2.0, whole genome shotgun sequence genome encodes the following:
- the LOC127343183 gene encoding F-box/kelch-repeat protein At3g61590, with amino-acid sequence MSGLMEDDSSWEAHSFERIRVPAFNFQVVSEAINGEQELPCSLDIVVPDDILEKIFTFLPIASMIRSTAVCKRWHGIINSSRFLWTHMLPQRPWYFMFTCNETSSGYAYDPILRKWYDLELQCIDKSSCFVSSSCGLVCFMDNDTRNIISVCNPITKDWKRLLEPPGAKLPDYSTIAIMVDRVSHNYTVTLATSKQVAEDYVQWNFSIYKYDSWNSSWVIARKEVLIGWRGGDDSVICGGVLYCLIQSTGVLGNINPRHRLIMLDLVAGPSEASLMQSSIPVPCSLTCGRLLNLREKLVMVGGIAKHNRPDIIKGIGIWELDKKQWQEVARMPHKFFQGFGEFDDVFSSSGTDDLVYIQSYGATALLTFDMKQKQWKWSAKCPVSRKFPLQLFTGFCFEPRLDITT; translated from the coding sequence ATGTCTGGTCTCATGGAAGATGATTCGTCTTGGGAGGCTCATTCATTTGAGCGCATTAGAGTTCCTGCATTCAACTTTCAAGTTGTTTCAGAGGCTATCAACGGAGAACAAGAACTCCCATGTTCATTAGACATTGTTGTTCCTGATGATATCCTGGAGAAAATTTTCACCTTCTTGCCAATAGCAAGCATGATACGGTCAACAGCAGTATGCAAGAGATGGCATGGTATTATCAACTCAAGCAGGTTTCTTTGGACCCACATGTTGCCTCAGAGGCCATGGTACTTCATGTTCACCTGTAATGAGACTTCTTCTGGGTATGCTTATGACCCCATCCTCCGTAAATGGTATGATTTAGAGCTTCAATGCATTGATAAGAGCAGTTGTTTTGTCTCTTCTTCATGTGGACTAGTTTGCTTCATGGATAATGACACCAGAAACATCATTTCTGTATGTAACCCTATCACGAAAGATTGGAAGAGGCTTTTGGAGCCTCCAGGTGCAAAGTTACCAGATTACAGTACCATTGCCATAATGGTAGATCGGGTGTCTCATAATTACACTGTTACATTAGCAACATCCAAGCAGGTAGCTGAGGATTATGTCCAATGGAATTTCTCTATATACAAGTATGACTCATGGAATAGTTCATGGGTAATTGCCAGGAAGGAGGTGCTGATTGGTTGGAGAGGGGGCGACGATAGTGTGATATGTGGTGGAGTCTTGTACTGCTTAATCCAGTCCACTGGTGTTCTTGGCAATATTAATCCCCGTCATAGACTTATCATGCTTGATCTTGTTGCCGGACCTTCTGAAGCCTCATTAATGCAATCGTCAATCCCAGTACCTTGTTCTCTCACCTGCGGACGTCTACTAAACCTAAGAGAGAAGCTGGTAATGGTTGGTGGGATTGCTAAACACAATAGACCTGATATCATTAAGGGGATCGGTATATGGGAGCTCGACAAGAAACAATGGCAAGAGGTAGCTCGAATGCCTCACAAGTTCTTCCAAGGATTTGGCGAGTTCGATGATGTTTTCTCTAGCAGCGGCACGGACGACCTTGTCTACATCCAAAGCTATGGTGCAACTGCTTTGCTTACATTTGACATGAAGCAGAAGCAGTGGAAGTGGTCAGCAAAATGCCCTGTGAGCAGAAAGTTTCCTCTCCAGCTTTTCACTGGTTTTTGCTTCGAGCCTCGGCTGGATATTACCACTTAA